In uncultured Fretibacterium sp., the DNA window TCCAGACCGGCCCGCGCCACGGCCTCGTCCACCTCCGTCCGGGCCAGCATCGGGGTCAGGACCACCAGGATCGCCTCCACCGTCCCCAGCGAGGCCCAGAGTCCGCGCTTGTCCTCCTGGAGGTCCCGGTCGTAGGTCATGGGCAGGCCCTTCAACGTGACGAGCAGGTCCAGCATGTGACCCAGCACCTGCCCGGTCCTGCCGCGGAGCAGCTCCAGGACGTCGGGGTTCTTCTTCTGCGGCATCATGCTGGACCCCGTGCAGAAGGTGTCCGGCAGCCTCAGCCAGCCGTACTCCTGCGTGCTCCAGAGGGTCAGGTCCTCCGCAAGGCGCGAGGCGTGCACGGCGAAGAGCGAGGCGAAGTGATGGTAGTCCGCCATGTAGTCGCGTTGGGCAACCGTATCCAGGCTGTTGCGCGTCGGGCGGTCGAAGCCCATCAGGCGCGACGTCATCTCCCGGTCCAGGGGCAGCGTCGAACCCGCTAACGCCCCGGCCCCCAGCGGGCACTCGTTCAGCGCGTCCAGGGCGAACTCGAGACGGCCGCAATCCCTGAGAAAAGCCTCGAACCAGGCCATCCAGTAATGCCCCAACGAGATGGGCTGCGCCTGCTGGAGGTGCGTGTAGCCCGAGACGATCACCAGCCGATGACGCTCCGCACAATCCAGGAGGACGGCCAGAAAATCCAGCAGAGCCCCCTCAAGGTCCGTCAGCCTGTCCCTGAGGTACAGCCGCACGGTCGTAGCCGTCTGGTCGTTTCGGCTGCGTCCCGTATGCAGGCGTGCCCCCGAGGGCTCTATCTCCGTCAAGCGGTGCTCCACGTTCATGTGAACGTCCTCCAGCGACTCGGAGGGCGTGAAGCTGCCCGAGCGGATCTCGTCCCGGACGCGTTCCAGCCCCTCCTCGACCCTCAGGGCCTCGCCGGGCTCCAGAAGCCCCACAGCCCCCAGCATCCTCACATGGGCGATACTGCCTCGGATATCCTGTTCGGCCATCCTCCAGTCCAGGTCCAGAGACTGGCTGAACCGCTGTACCACCAGGGCGGTGTCCTCATCGAAGCGTCCCTTCCACATCGGCCTTCCCTCCCTATACTTCCCCGCGTATGGCCCCGTTCACACAGATGGGCCATCACCCCACCGCAGTCCCCGCCCAGTCCCTCCCCGGCAAGCCACGGTCCGCCGGGATGCCGCGCGAGCGCGAGCCACGACGCCGTCTGGAGATGGAGGCACTTCACGCGAATTTCGTCCCCGTAACGGATACCTCCGACCCCCGCAAGCCTCAGACGCTCCCAGACCGCCGGGCGGAAGCGGCGCAGCAGCCTCCGCTCCTGTGGGTCCATCAGTTTTATCCGCAGGAGCTGGTGTTCCCGATTGTAGGGCCGCCACGCCTCCGGGGCCCGCCGCGCCAGCCAATCCTCAAGGGCCCGAACGCCCCCCGCGGATTCGACCGCCCCAGCCCGCCGCACCAGCCAGGGGCAGACGAGCCAGAAGGTCGTTGGGAACGGGCGCAGCCCCGCCAGCGGCGCACAGACCAGGACGCGCACCCCGCCGAAGCGGCAGCGGGGCCCCGTCCCCAGGACCAGGGAGGGGTCGAACCGACGCCCCTCCATCCGCCCCGCGACACCCCGAAGCTCGCCAGGGCTTAGAAGGTTATAAAAAAGGGAGGCTTTCGCCTCCCCTGAGACCCGCAGCACACGACTACCCCTTGGAGCGTCCTCCGGGCTTCTTTCTGCCCTTCGACGCATTCATCTTGCTGTTGAGGTCCGCAATCTTGGCCTCGCTGGCCTTCAGGAAGGAGGCCATCTTCTTCTCGAAGCCGTCCTTGTCCTCCCGGGAGGAGGGAGCCTGGATCAGGGGACGTTCCTCCACCTTCTTCAAGGAGAGGTCGATGCGTCCCTTCTCGTCGATCTTGATCACGCGGGCCTTGATGTTCTGTTGAAGGGTGAGGACGTCCTCCACCTTCTTGACGAAGTTGAACGAGAGCTCGGAGATGTGGATCATCCCCCGCTGCCCCGTCGAAAGCCGGACAAAAGCGCCGTAGGGCATTATTTGCTCCACCGTGCATTCCGCCAGATCCCCAACGCGAACCGAAGAAGTCTCCGCCTTCTTCTCCTCAATCATTCGAAACACGAACCTCCCAAGAGTATTGTCAAAACGGCCCCCGGAGCCGCCCACTACACCCAGCGCCACTCGGGCTTCTCATCCTTACCCAGACGGCGGTACAGGTAAAGCCCCCTGGGATTGAAGTGCCTGCTTTGAGGATTATACCAGATAAGGAGCGTTCCCCGCTGCTTGTTCAGGGCCAGCTTCACGACGGCTCCCTCCACGATCGGGCCGTACCAGGCCAAGACCATCTCCCCAGGAGCCCTGGGACGGGAGCGCTGCCACTGCAGGCGGTTCTCACGCTCCTGGGGGAGCTTGAGAACCCTTCCCAAATCGGAAAGGACGCGCACGGACAGGAGGCTCACCCTCCCGACGGCGATCTCCTGAGGCACGTAGCGCGCAATGCGGCTTCCCCTCACCCGC includes these proteins:
- a CDS encoding S1 RNA-binding domain-containing protein, with the protein product MIEEKKAETSSVRVGDLAECTVEQIMPYGAFVRLSTGQRGMIHISELSFNFVKKVEDVLTLQQNIKARVIKIDEKGRIDLSLKKVEERPLIQAPSSREDKDGFEKKMASFLKASEAKIADLNSKMNASKGRKKPGGRSKG
- the argH gene encoding argininosuccinate lyase translates to MWKGRFDEDTALVVQRFSQSLDLDWRMAEQDIRGSIAHVRMLGAVGLLEPGEALRVEEGLERVRDEIRSGSFTPSESLEDVHMNVEHRLTEIEPSGARLHTGRSRNDQTATTVRLYLRDRLTDLEGALLDFLAVLLDCAERHRLVIVSGYTHLQQAQPISLGHYWMAWFEAFLRDCGRLEFALDALNECPLGAGALAGSTLPLDREMTSRLMGFDRPTRNSLDTVAQRDYMADYHHFASLFAVHASRLAEDLTLWSTQEYGWLRLPDTFCTGSSMMPQKKNPDVLELLRGRTGQVLGHMLDLLVTLKGLPMTYDRDLQEDKRGLWASLGTVEAILVVLTPMLARTEVDEAVARAGLERGFALATDVAEYLVLRGVPFRDAHWKVGRLVRYCIERGSRLEDLTLEEWREQIPEVEADILELLSPEASVRRRNTYGGTGFEQVALRIAEGRECLSERRDALRRRRKRLEEVRL
- a CDS encoding DUF501 domain-containing protein, encoding MLRVSGEAKASLFYNLLSPGELRGVAGRMEGRRFDPSLVLGTGPRCRFGGVRVLVCAPLAGLRPFPTTFWLVCPWLVRRAGAVESAGGVRALEDWLARRAPEAWRPYNREHQLLRIKLMDPQERRLLRRFRPAVWERLRLAGVGGIRYGDEIRVKCLHLQTASWLALARHPGGPWLAGEGLGGDCGGVMAHLCERGHTRGSIGREGRCGRDASMRTPPWWYSGSASLWTWTGGWPNRISEAVSPM